The genomic interval ttaaatactctTCGAGTGTTGGTGCATGCTAACATTTTTGACATGGTATATTTGTTAGAGCCACATTCTTTTTATACTATGGTTTATAAGTCGTTGTTCGTCCGTACTAATATTTCAGCATCTTTGGCGTACAGACATTTCAATTGCTTTATGTTTAGTGCGCTCTAAGATTTCAGTCGCTTGAGTTTCTACATGCACTAAAGTTTTAGGTGCGTGAGGTTTTAGTGCGCACTGAGATTTCAGTTGCTTGTTTTTTTAGTGCTGACTAAAACGTTAGGTACTTGCTTTATAATGCGCATTTGGATTTCTGTcgcttgtgtttttttatgtacgtgaagttagcggcctagcggcgtgaagttagcggcatagcggcttgaagttagcggcctagcggcgtgaagttagcggcctagcggcgtgaagttagtggcctagcggcgtgaagttagcggcctagcggcgtgaagttagcggcctagcggcgtgacgttagtggcctagcggcgtgaagttagtggcctagcggcttgaagttagcggcctagcggcgtgaagttagcggcctagcggcttgaagttagcggcctagcggcgtgaagttagcggcctagcggcgtgaagttagtggcctagcggcgtgaagttagtggcctagcggcgtgaagttagtggcctagcggcgtgaagtaagcggcctagcggcgtgatgttagcggcctagcggcgtgaagttagtggcctagcggcgtgaagttagtggcatagcggcgtgaagttagtggcctagcggcgtgaagttagcggcctagcggcgtgatgttagcggcctagcggcgtgaagttagcggcctagcggcgtgaagttagtggcctagcggcgtgaagttagcggcctagcggcgtgaagttagcggcctagcggcgtgaagttagtggcctagcggcgtgaagttagtggcctagcggcgtgaagttagtggcctagcgccgtttttttctctatttcagagcaattgttaatgcgttattttaataacaatgataGATCAAAGTTtgatttattcatacattaacatTGGGGCCTTAAATTAAAGTTTTCTGTTCAGCGCTTTCTTCTATACGTTCTGTTTTAATGCACACATCAATCTGAAGcgattataaacaatttttcctAAAAAGTCGATTAATCACtttagcggcatagcggcgtgaagttagcggcctggcggcctagcggcctaaatggtagcctatttcaaagcatgtatacatgcattttcttcatTAACgtttcagagtgataatttgtgcatacaaaacagtaaatatatcaattttaagaaaaacagacatgtttacatgctttgaaatagctggcTGCTTGATCGactcttttgaaaaaaaaatgttgataatcgcttcggagtgataatttgtgtatacaaacagttaatatgttatctttaagaagaaaaggcatgtatacattatttgaaattagATACCATTTTAAGCCACCAGGCCGCTAGCCCGacaggccgctaatttcacgtcgctaggccgctttcgaaataaatgtttataatcgCTTCAGATTGATATTGTGTGCACTAAAACAGTaagtttatcattgttttaaaatgccctgaaaagaaaacaatttaaggacgctatgtaaatgtatgaataaaaaactttcatttaacattgtgttccaaaataaacgcattaacaattgatttaaaatagaTCAAATAGGCAGCTAGGCCGCCAACaacacgccgctaggccgctaacttcacgcctctaggccgctaggccgcaaggccgcttacttcacgtacATTTTGTTGTGCgaattttaaattttagttaCTTGATATGTGAGTGCGCACTAAGATAAGCAGTTGACGTTAAATAGGCAAAAAGCGCCGTAAAGATGCCGGCCTGGCAGTGGGACGTAGGCTGCGGGAAGTTGAGGACCTGATGGCCGTACAGTTGATTTCCTTGCGCGACCTAGCGCAATCAAAATGCAAGCTTAGCGGGGTTAAGATGGCGGCCTGGTGGTGTTAAATATGCAGCCTCATTGCGTTATTTGGCGGCATTTCAGCGTGAATTTGGCGGCCAAGCTTCATCTTATTGGTGACCTTTCCCAGCTTAAGTAAGCGGCCTGGCGGCAGATAATTGGTCTTGCGGTGTTTAGTTTGGGGCTTAGCGATGGTAGGTTGGCGTCCATGTGGCGTCACATTGGCAGCCTGGCGGTGTTTAGTTAGCGGCCTGGTGGAGTAAAGTCACTGGACTAACATAATAAAGAGGGTGGCCTGGTGGTGTGAAGTCGACGGCCTAGTGGCGTAAAATAGGCAGCCTAGCGGTATTGGCGATCTGGCAGCGTTAATTTATCGACGTAGCGGTGTTAAGTTTACGGTTTATCGTTGTAATGTTGGCGGCTTTTTGATTTTTAGTTCACAACATGGCTACAAATAATAGGCGGCCTGGCGGCATGACGTCGTTAAATTGGGGTCTAGTGGCATTAAATAGGCATCTGGCGGCCTGACGTTAGAGGCCTAGCGGCATGACTTTTGTGACACAAGCGTTAAGTTGTAAACATTACGGCGAAAAACAGGTGGCCTAccggcgtgaagttggcagccTAGCGCCTCGAGTTTGCCGCCTAACGACGTGGAAAAGGTTTTCTATCGGCTTTAACATTGCAGCCTAGTGGCGCAGTCTAGATTCTCGAAGTTGGCGGTCTAGCGGCGtaaaaaaaggataaataacGGATTGCGGCCTAGCGATGATAAATAGGCGACCTTGCGGTATTAATTCGGCGGTCATTTAGCGTTGAATTGGCAACCTGGCGGCCTAGCTTGATTAAGTTGGCGGCCTGGCGGTTTTAAGTTGATTTTCTTTCGAGGTTAATTGGCGGACGTGCATGCGTTAATTTGATAGCCTGGCAGTTTAAGGTATGCGTATTGAAGTTGGCTGCCTGGCGGCGTTAATTATGTCATGTTTACGCTAGCAAGCCGTCAAGTTCACACTGTCATGCTGCCAACTTAACGCTGTCAGGCGGCATACTTAACGATGTCAGGGTACAAACTTTACAATAACAGGCTGTCATTTTCACGCTGCATAGCTACCAACTTGCCACTCAGTTTTGTTTTCAGCGTCACCAagtgattttttgaaaaacttacataaaaaaacaaagcgCATGACGATACCATATTTTCTACAAACTTAAAgctacacacacacacagattgaatgttttgacaactgttttatattttgtctaggaacgagccaatttatgagaaaatgcatggacacccgtgatataagactgctgacaaaaaattaaatcgacgaatttcatatttatgtaaaaaatctGCGTTCTCACCTTTATCAGCAGTATTATGTCACTAATTTACGCAAaatggcttattccaagacaatcaataaaaaaagtagtttaaacggtaaatctgtgagagtgcagctttaacgagCGTTACATCGTTACTGCTTTACACCTTTTAGCCCAACGACTTTTAGCTAAGTGACGTATACGGACATTTCAGTTGCGTACTTTCACTGAAATAGACAATTATTTTACTTCTATTGTAAATGATCCAAATTGGTGTTTGAATTCATTTCTCTGAAAAGCGCACACACTTATATATCAGTTTAGGAACGaaacattgtttcaaacatGATGTAGCTATTATGTAAACAGTCTTGTGTACGCTTACtctaagtttaaacatatttattttacaacgattatgaaacaagttattacaacattatattaatcactctcgttggcacgattttacgcgagagtgtggtcttgtgttgttggggaaaccggagaacccggaggaaacccacttgtccggcttggtgaccaccaaccaaactcacatgcacccaagCCGGGAAtagaacccgggtcgcctaagtgagaagcgagtgcgctgactactgcgctaaccggacaaccaacaCGCTTACATTTGGTTATTGATAGCCAAATAGACTTGAATTTCAAGGtctgaacatattttttgttgacaTCGTTAAATCGGTTCAGACGTCTTTGCCGACGCATATTGGCAGAATTACGTTATTTGCTTCTATGCTCTACTTATTACTGCACCTATTGCTTGTTAGTTTTTACTCAATCCAATTTTTATTTACGTCATGATCGGAGACACTAGTTTAAATCAGAAGCATCATACAGAAGgaacataaaacattatcaagCTACCTCACTTTTTATAGTTAGCATCAACAGATGATATACCTTAAAGGTTCTGATTTTTAAACATAGCATATCGTACTTGGTTCGCTAAAATAACACAATGTGAAACAtaatttttcctttttaacaattttgtttggCAAACTTTCGGTTTGCAGTAATCCTTACAAAACTGAACAGTATTCTTCACCAGTGCGatgaaattatcatttaaaaccaaaactaAACGTTTTACCTTAGGTTACAAATGTGACAGCCATAAAATGTATCCATTCACTAGAGAAGTCGTAAACTATTTGATTTCACAAAGTCAAATGAGCCCGGTCCCGATACGAAAATCAAAAAAGTCATGTGATATCGACGTGGTGCCTACGTCATAGTTAGGGGATATTTGATACCCCTGGCGAGTTTATTCTTCTCCTTACGAAAAAGTTAAGGTTTTTGTGGATCCAACCGTGTAATCAGATAATCGTTAACTCCGTCTGTTTGTTTTGACGACTGGATCACCATAGACCCTTTGAAACCCCATTCTATAAAAGGCAGCTCTCAGCCCTTGTCCTATGCAATGAGTTTTAGTTTGGATTTGATTGCAAATAGGAACGTACTTATAACATCAAGATGGATTTGAGGATGTTTGCCGCTTGTTTGATAATGACTGTCTTTTTAATCAAGCATTCTGGTAAGTGTCCAATGTATGTCTGTTAGTAGAAATTAGTTTTTGCTTCAAGTCTTAATGATGTATTTTAGGGTTAACCTACTCTAAAATTAGCAGaatgtatatcaaatttatggCGGATTCTTTTCTGACAttcatcttaaaatatatatgctttgAATGAAATTTGAACATTTGGTATTCGGTATGACAATACCTTGAATTTCtggtcaattttatttttctcttccCATGAATTCAATTATATAAGAGACTGTTATTCATTCAGGTATGTGCGACAATCTTGAACGCCTTAAAGTTCAGGGGAATAGAAACGATATTGTatgccttaggtctcggggAAATGTATGCGATCTTGAATGCCTAGGGGTTGGGGGAATGTATGCGATCTTGAATGCTTAGGTTTCGGGGAAATGTATGCGATCTTGAATGCCTTAGGTCTCGGAAAAATGTATGCGATCTTGAATGCCTTAGGGGTCAGGGGGAATGTATACTATCTTGAatgccttaggtctcggggAAATGTATGCAATAGTGTATGCATTAGGTCTCGGAATAATGTATGCACTTGTGTatgccttaggtctcggggAAATGTATGCTATCTTGAATACACTAGGGTCTGGGGAATGTATAATATCTTGAATGCCTTAGGCCTCGGGAAAATGTATGCAATAGTGTATGACTTAGGTCTCGGGGAAATGTATGCGATAGTGTatgccttaggtctcggggAAATGTATGCGATAGTGTatgccttaggtctcggggAAATGTATCCGATCTTTAATGCCTTAGGGGTCGGGAAAGTATGCGAACTTGAATGCCTTAGGGCTCGGGGAAATGTATGCGATAGTGTatgccttaggtctcggggAAATGTATGCGATAGTGTATGCCTTAGGTCTCGGTGAAATGTATGCGATAGTGTATGCATTAGGTCTCGGGAAAATGTATGCGTGAGCTTATACCTTAGGTCTCGGGGAAATGTATGCGATAGTGTatgccttaggtctcggggAAATGTATGTTAACTTGAatgccttaggtctcggggaaatgtatgcgatcttgtatgccttaggtctcggggaaatgtatgcgatcttgaatgccttaggtctcggggAAATGTATGTTAACTTGAATGTCTTAGGTCTCGGGGAAATGTATGCAAACTTGAATGCCTAAGGTCTCGGGGAAATGTATGCGATCTTCAatgccttaggtctcggggAAATGTATGTTAACTTTAATGCCTTAGGCCTCGGGAAAATGTATGCGATCTTGTatgccttaggtctcggggAAATGTATGCGATAATTAATGCCTTAGGTCTCGGGAAAATGTATGCGAACTTGAATGCCTAAGGTCTCGGGGAAATGTATGCGAACTTGAatgccttaggtctcggggAAATGTATACGATCTTGAATGCCCTGGGGGTCGGGGGAATGTATGCGTTCTTGAATGCTTTACGGATCGggaaaacgtttttgtttttaacgCCATTGGTCTCAGGGGAATGTAAACGATCTTAAATGCCATGGCAAATGCCATGAAGAGCACCAACCTTTTTCTAAACAATTAAAGAAGGAAAGCAACAGAATGGCTGTATTGTTTCGGGcacaaaatcatcaaaatcattttatgtttatacaatGCAGACACAAATTTTCAACTGTTCCCGCTGAATGTTGAACTCATAAATCTTTTCATGACTGAAAATAATTATTCGTTGAAATACAGGAACTGCTCATTGTTTGCCTTGTCTTTataaatgaacttattttttatcattaggATACCGAATGAACTATTTAGCATTGGCATAGGGTCTTTGttgttcttaaagctgcactctcacttaatgttttgtcttggaataagaatttttttgcgtaattatctgaaAACCACTtatataagagtgctgacaaaagatcagatcgcagattttcatatttctgttcgaagattattttttatggcgttactaacggtttaagaaaaatgcattacacgtcaattttttaacttaaatataaaaatctgctttctattttttgttagcagtcttatataactggtttctatggcttttcgcaaaaattggctcgattcaagacaaaaataaaaaaagttgtcaaaacttttaatctgtgtgagtgcagctttaattctttaaaactcttagcaaataatttatttagggaatcctttttgtttttaattttgtgattAACTTAATATGATATGAAGCTGTGGAGCagatttatatgtataaatttctttaaagaaGGGCATGTTTGCGattaatataattaagaatattttatctaaaattatGAAGGCTGGTGTACAAGACTTTTgtcaatacattattaaaatatgttttctgcCGATCTGtcaattaatttacatttatatattatgcgAAATTCAATTGGTATGCAACTTCCAATTTGTTTTGTAGTTTAATCAATCTAGCTGTTCTTTTACAGAAATGACattaattcaatgaaaaatattcatacatTGAAACGTTTATTGTTAAACTTTATCTTTCGAAGGAAGTACATATGGAGAAcataatgatatcaaaatggACAGTGCTGCTTCTTTTTGAAGATCCTTGTCTTTATCCTTTGTAATTTACTTTTCCATTCTTTTAATCTAGCTTTTAACTCAAATGAACGGTGTGCTATTCCATGAATTCTTTAATCGGAATTTTCTCCAACGGGGCattaatatattaagtaatCAGGCCTTAACATGTCAGACTTTTTAAGCTAGCTCAATGATAACCCGAGAGGAAAAGGTAATTGAAACGCTGTGATGATCAGATTGAACAGCTCAAACTAAACCTCTTTTGTTTATCACCAAAGAGACGAATGCTATGTCAAGCGCGCTAATTAACatgaatcattttgttttatatattgttaaatggTTAACATGACATTATAACGAGatgaacattgtcattgaaaaAGGTAATACAATAAAATCTCAATTATGTCCTCTGGTATCTAATTAGATCATAATTCAATTTCACTTGTCCCTATTCAgcttttaataaacaaataacaatcaATCGCCTTTttactttaattgataaattgaacctataaaataaatagtaaaataaaaataaacgtgtGGTATCTTAATTACTTTAGATGCACAAATCACGGCATGGGCTATTACCGACGGTGGCGGCACTGCTGGCACAATATCTGGCACTGCTCCCGCTGGAACTGCGACAGTTTCAATTGCTGAAGCTACAGCTGTAGGTGGTACGTTGTTTACTGTCACGGCAACGCCAACTGGAACCGGTGCTGCATTAGCGTATACGTTTGTCGCCGCAGACGGAAATCCTGGTGACATTGGAAATATAGCGACCGCCTCTTCTGGAGCAATTACGCTTGCTACGGGGAAATCGCTCGACTACGAAACAACTAAAACATATGAATTCAAGATTATGTAAGTAAATTACTTTAAgtggcacaatataggttgatgcaaaacatatgaccaatttgtttatgttgtttggGTTTTGATCCTTAAAGTtcaatgagttaaacataaaaatgcattcaaactCAAAAGGAGTAAAGTGTTTggatcaacctatattgtgccacTTCAATCTAATCTGACAATCGATTGAATAAGTATTACTTCTGTTAATCTAGGACAAACATTATCAAGGCTGTATATATATacgtatgtgtgtgtgtgtgtgtgcgtgtgtgtgtgtgtgtgtgtgtgtgtgtgtgtgtgtgtgtgtgtgtatttgttttaatgaccTCAAACATTTCACGAGCTGTATGAACTatatgaaagtataaaaaaaacataaataacatgtcCTGCAGTATTGAATAATGTCCGTTTGTACCAAACCGTAATACTAACTCAGAAACTACAACAGATGCATAAGTTGCTCCTcaaaatagttcaatatttgttaaaataaaaaagtaaatcgTCAAAGGTAAATCCACTTTGCTAGGTAAGATTTCGATAATGTGAATGCTTTACatttgtgatatatattttagttgtCTTCCATTAAAAAGATCCGATAGGCATTCGaatatttaccttaaaaaagATTTTGACAGGTGgtttcttaatttatttgattttaataacataacattacaacAACTTTACATTTAGTGGTGAGGAAGGTGGTGACAATACTAAAACTGGAACTGTGACTGTCACGTTGAGTATTACGGACGCTGTTGACATCACACGGACAGGGTTTTGTCTATCCGAAAGTTCGTACGCAGCTGGTATGTAAAGCTTGATtcaattgtgtgtttttttgttaagacataaaatattgataatttattaaCAGTTTATTGAACTTAACTGGTTAAAGTTCTTAGCGAAACGGAACTGTATTAAGTTatgtgttaaaatatacattttatttattaatttattaatatttcttttgcgttttacgttaaatatacatttagtTTACGACAGCATTTGGacatattagcgatttccacaacgcaacacataatcggtgtcttagtaaacagtcggtttgacgacttcaaacttaaaatacactgaaatatatttcataacaaactggaaaattgaaaatcgggtcgttcgaa from Mya arenaria isolate MELC-2E11 chromosome 7, ASM2691426v1 carries:
- the LOC128240643 gene encoding uncharacterized protein LOC128240643, producing the protein MDLRMFAACLIMTVFLIKHSDAQITAWAITDGGGTAGTISGTAPAGTATVSIAEATAVGGTLFTVTATPTGTGAALAYTFVAADGNPGDIGNIATASSGAITLATGKSLDYETTKTYEFKIIGEEGGDNTKTGTVTVTLSITDAVDITRTGFCLSESSYAAGSSIGTLMSEQTATYGTLAGTDNTIFAVATTGEITVATGQTVAVATKTYYTFTIVGSTTATGVDDSLATGIHVVLQCSSSSGAGQVAALISMLAVSVATHLFF